The following proteins are co-located in the Gallaecimonas pentaromativorans genome:
- a CDS encoding DUF58 domain-containing protein gives MTGWRQWLLARFLAKRQPAASQCRLGNANIYILPTAFGYAFLALVMAIFLLGTNYQNNLVLLLAFFLISLFTTSMYFTHRNLAGLTLHRLALEPQVAGDDLRLDLQADGKGHWGLEFCYGQGPVRKSDVDGLKRLVLLAPPGVRGRHRPGRLTVACRFPLGLFRAWSYPDLDQELLLYPRPEPWQRGLGVDLDKGAVQGQHHGEDDWQGLKNYQPGDPLKRVAWKQLAQGRGMWSKEFARPEQDSRWLRLSEIKGATLEQRLARLAWLVLDSDQRQAQYGLDLGGVKINLGSGHGHCRRCLEALACYGEPA, from the coding sequence ATGACCGGCTGGCGCCAATGGTTGCTGGCGCGGTTTTTGGCAAAAAGGCAACCGGCTGCCAGCCAGTGCCGCCTGGGTAACGCCAACATCTATATCCTGCCCACGGCCTTTGGTTACGCCTTTTTGGCACTGGTGATGGCCATTTTCCTGCTGGGCACCAATTACCAGAACAACCTGGTGCTGCTGCTGGCCTTCTTCCTGATAAGCCTCTTTACCACCTCCATGTACTTTACCCACCGCAACCTGGCCGGTTTGACCCTGCATCGCCTGGCGCTTGAGCCTCAGGTGGCGGGAGACGACCTTCGCCTTGACCTGCAAGCCGATGGCAAGGGCCATTGGGGACTGGAGTTTTGCTATGGCCAGGGGCCGGTGCGCAAAAGTGATGTGGATGGCCTGAAAAGGCTGGTGCTCTTGGCGCCGCCGGGGGTAAGGGGTCGCCACCGGCCGGGGCGGTTGACGGTAGCTTGCCGCTTTCCGCTGGGGCTGTTTCGGGCCTGGAGCTACCCCGATTTAGACCAGGAACTGCTGCTCTATCCACGCCCGGAGCCCTGGCAGCGGGGCCTGGGGGTGGATCTCGATAAAGGCGCGGTGCAGGGCCAGCACCATGGCGAGGACGACTGGCAGGGCCTTAAAAATTACCAACCAGGCGACCCCCTCAAGCGGGTGGCCTGGAAGCAACTGGCCCAGGGCCGGGGCATGTGGTCCAAGGAATTTGCCCGCCCCGAGCAAGACAGTCGCTGGCTGCGCCTAAGTGAAATAAAAGGCGCCACCCTTGAGCAGCGCCTGGCTCGGCTGGCCTGGCTGGTGCTGGACAGCGACCAGCGGCAGGCCCAGTACGGCCTGGATTTGGGCGGCGTGAAAATCAACCTCGGCAGCGGCCATGGCCACTGCCGGCGCTGCCTGGAAGCCCTTGCTTGTTATGGAGAGCCGGCATGA
- a CDS encoding transglutaminase TgpA family protein encodes MRWYLPRRTLVLLIVSQLMAVLPTWDRVGLVLVAVNLFCLAWCSGICLGRFGQPPRWLLVALAVGGAVALGISLPGKGVYLAMVSLLVLGYSLKVLEIKAPRDLFALVLFGTFLLATNLVRYQSMAMALYLLLAALVQLSVLLSLQNTLPWPRLLKGMGRMSLASLPLTLLLFLLLPRLSPLWQMPDAQSGTTGLSDVMSPGDFSSLAQSTELAFRAELPWRPAGSSLYWRALTLEAFDGRAWRQADFRKAEEERASSPNPGQGRDWTLMMSPSSKPWLPVLDGSRPLSSGLVYTSDRRVLSKEPLAKTTQLKLRQGTPLRDKDSDAVLAFDQRLPQSGNPRARQLALSLRRQYPSDGALAQAMNRYFANPVFRYSLSPPPLGADAVDQFLFDTQTGFCGHYASALAFMLRAAGVPARVVAGYQGGQYVPEAGFYALYQYDAHAWVEAWLPPAGWTRFDPTAQVAPTRLSQGLSGLASNPAFSAGGGWLWQLKQQPAMKWLRYQAALMDYRWNRWVLNYGSGQREQLLSWLLGTSDWLPAALLFGGLLLGALLLMHWLTHRDRRQPLAEVSRLYLKGCKRIGLERLPGEGAEAYALRVAAAYPPLAAHWNHITGLYQRLRYAQAEPALVRELKRRVRALPRSVKMPT; translated from the coding sequence ATGAGGTGGTATTTGCCCCGGCGTACCCTGGTGCTGCTGATCGTCTCGCAGTTAATGGCGGTGCTGCCCACTTGGGACAGAGTCGGGCTGGTGCTGGTGGCGGTAAACCTGTTTTGCCTTGCCTGGTGCAGCGGCATTTGCCTGGGCCGCTTTGGCCAGCCGCCGCGCTGGCTGCTGGTGGCGCTGGCGGTGGGCGGCGCCGTTGCCCTTGGTATCAGCCTGCCCGGCAAAGGGGTGTACCTGGCCATGGTGTCTTTGCTGGTGCTGGGTTACAGCCTCAAGGTGCTGGAGATAAAAGCGCCGCGGGACCTGTTCGCCCTGGTGCTGTTCGGCACCTTTTTGCTGGCCACCAACCTGGTGCGATACCAGTCCATGGCCATGGCGCTGTATTTACTGCTGGCAGCCCTGGTGCAGCTGTCGGTGCTGCTGAGCCTGCAAAACACCTTGCCCTGGCCCCGCTTGCTTAAGGGCATGGGCCGGATGAGCCTGGCCAGCCTGCCGCTGACCCTGCTGCTGTTTCTGCTGCTGCCCCGGCTCTCGCCGCTGTGGCAGATGCCGGATGCTCAGTCTGGCACCACCGGGCTTTCCGATGTGATGAGTCCGGGGGATTTTTCCTCCCTGGCACAATCGACCGAACTGGCCTTTCGGGCCGAGTTGCCCTGGCGGCCAGCCGGTAGCAGCCTTTACTGGCGAGCCCTGACGTTGGAGGCCTTCGACGGCCGGGCCTGGCGCCAGGCCGATTTTCGAAAAGCCGAAGAAGAGCGGGCCAGCAGCCCAAACCCAGGCCAGGGCCGGGACTGGACCCTGATGATGTCGCCATCCAGTAAACCCTGGCTGCCAGTGCTAGATGGCAGTAGGCCGCTCTCTAGCGGGCTGGTTTACACCAGCGACCGGCGGGTGCTGAGTAAAGAACCGCTGGCCAAAACTACCCAGCTTAAGCTGCGCCAGGGTACGCCTTTGCGCGATAAAGACAGCGACGCAGTGCTGGCCTTTGACCAGCGCTTGCCCCAAAGCGGCAATCCCAGGGCCCGCCAATTGGCGCTGTCCCTTCGCCGCCAGTACCCAAGTGATGGCGCCTTGGCCCAGGCCATGAACCGCTACTTTGCCAACCCGGTGTTCCGCTACAGTCTGTCGCCGCCGCCCTTGGGAGCAGACGCTGTAGACCAGTTCCTGTTTGATACCCAAACCGGCTTTTGCGGCCACTACGCCTCGGCCCTGGCGTTTATGCTGCGCGCCGCCGGCGTCCCGGCTCGGGTGGTAGCCGGGTATCAAGGGGGGCAATACGTGCCTGAGGCCGGCTTTTACGCCCTTTATCAATACGATGCCCACGCCTGGGTAGAGGCCTGGTTGCCACCTGCTGGCTGGACCCGGTTTGACCCCACCGCCCAGGTGGCGCCGACTCGTCTGAGCCAGGGGCTGAGCGGTCTTGCCAGCAACCCGGCCTTCAGCGCTGGCGGTGGCTGGCTGTGGCAACTCAAACAGCAACCGGCCATGAAGTGGCTGCGTTACCAGGCCGCCTTGATGGATTACCGCTGGAACCGCTGGGTGCTTAACTACGGCAGCGGCCAGCGTGAGCAGCTGCTGTCGTGGCTACTGGGCACCAGCGACTGGCTACCGGCAGCATTGTTGTTTGGCGGCCTGCTGCTGGGGGCCTTGCTGCTGATGCACTGGTTGACCCATCGCGACCGGCGCCAGCCCTTGGCAGAAGTCAGCCGCCTGTACCTTAAAGGCTGCAAACGCATTGGCCTTGAGAGGCTGCCGGGGGAGGGGGCCGAAGCCTATGCGCTGCGGGTAGCGGCAGCCTATCCGCCACTGGCGGCCCACTGGAACCACATCACCGGCCTTTATCAGCGGCTGCGTTACGCCCAGGCCGAGCCGGCGCTGGTGCGCGAGCTGAAAAGGCGGGTGCGGGCGCTGCCCCGATCGGTGAAAATGCCCACATGA
- a CDS encoding GNAT family N-acetyltransferase, translated as MNDFNTLKAEAAQSWQRRLLLLTGEPEQSQAKARAMVESVASSLWLGADGIAPKDARHYLGQECELLVVDWHQGIHLDALGALAGCLRGGGVLVLLSPPLEILAAQSPLGAWLAAVLAGRTPKGTSQHVPLNGLSDDQQIALAAGLKVLTGHRGRPLVMTADRGRGKTATLGLLAAEALKAGRGPVWVTAPRFEALAPLFAFAERVLDGAERRGQALYWQGQTIAFYPPDRLLAEQPEAALLLVDEAAAIPTGLLDRIASHYKRLVLSTTLHGYEGSGRGFALRFLPRLKALYPGTQTVHLSEPVRWAAGCPVERDINQMLLLDAEPDPIAAGPVALHWLSGSELVARPAWLKAVMGLLVSAHYQTAPSDIQHWLTDDKVTFAVATCQDQVQGVMALVAEGGLDPALCEAVYLGKRRLKGHLVLQSLSAHLGIKEAPAFEGQRVMRIAVLNRRQGLGSWLLEELERRAKLLLVSFAADEELCRFWQRSGWQALRLGSSIDAASGLPSVMMAKGLEDKSQALVAKARARFTEILPWQPGLPAELINRLYQGAEAVALSDWDKRDLARLVAGGANLDTLQLPLWKLAWQAASEGQCPLLVRRWLAGMAWEALGPRKAVLAEVREWVAQRVP; from the coding sequence ATGAATGATTTCAATACTTTAAAGGCCGAAGCGGCCCAAAGCTGGCAGCGCCGCTTGTTGCTGCTGACCGGCGAGCCCGAGCAGAGCCAAGCCAAGGCCCGGGCCATGGTTGAGAGCGTCGCGTCAAGCTTGTGGCTCGGCGCCGACGGCATCGCCCCCAAAGACGCCCGCCATTACCTGGGCCAGGAATGCGAGCTGCTGGTGGTGGACTGGCACCAGGGCATTCACCTCGATGCCCTTGGCGCCCTGGCAGGCTGTTTGCGCGGCGGCGGTGTGCTGGTGCTGCTTAGCCCGCCACTAGAGATATTGGCGGCCCAAAGCCCGCTGGGCGCCTGGCTGGCGGCGGTGTTGGCCGGGCGCACGCCAAAAGGGACAAGCCAGCACGTGCCCCTTAACGGGCTGAGCGACGATCAGCAAATCGCGCTGGCGGCGGGGCTTAAGGTACTGACCGGCCATCGCGGCCGGCCACTGGTGATGACCGCCGACCGGGGGCGGGGCAAAACCGCCACCCTAGGGCTGCTGGCCGCAGAAGCCCTCAAGGCCGGGCGCGGCCCGGTATGGGTGACGGCGCCGCGCTTTGAGGCGCTGGCGCCGCTTTTTGCCTTTGCCGAGCGGGTACTGGACGGCGCCGAGCGCCGCGGCCAGGCCCTTTATTGGCAGGGGCAGACCATCGCCTTTTATCCGCCTGACCGGCTCCTGGCCGAGCAACCTGAGGCGGCGCTGCTGCTGGTGGACGAAGCGGCGGCCATTCCTACCGGCTTGCTGGACCGGATAGCCAGCCACTACAAACGGCTGGTGCTGTCGACCACCTTGCATGGTTACGAGGGCTCGGGGCGCGGCTTTGCCCTGCGCTTTTTACCCAGGCTCAAGGCGCTCTATCCCGGCACCCAAACTGTGCATCTGAGTGAGCCGGTGCGCTGGGCCGCCGGTTGCCCGGTAGAGCGGGACATCAACCAGATGCTGCTGTTGGACGCCGAGCCCGACCCCATCGCCGCCGGCCCGGTGGCCCTGCATTGGCTCAGTGGTAGCGAATTGGTGGCGCGCCCGGCCTGGTTAAAGGCGGTGATGGGGCTTTTGGTCAGCGCTCACTACCAGACCGCCCCTTCGGATATCCAGCATTGGCTGACCGACGACAAGGTGACCTTTGCCGTGGCCACCTGCCAGGACCAGGTGCAAGGGGTGATGGCACTGGTGGCCGAGGGCGGCCTGGACCCGGCCCTTTGCGAGGCGGTGTACCTGGGCAAACGGCGCCTCAAAGGGCACTTGGTGTTGCAGTCGCTGAGCGCACATCTGGGTATAAAAGAAGCGCCGGCCTTTGAGGGGCAGCGGGTAATGCGCATCGCTGTGCTCAATCGCCGCCAGGGCCTTGGCAGCTGGCTACTGGAAGAGCTGGAACGGCGCGCCAAGCTGCTGCTGGTGAGCTTTGCCGCCGATGAAGAGCTGTGCCGGTTCTGGCAGCGCTCCGGCTGGCAGGCGCTGCGCCTTGGCAGCAGCATTGATGCCGCCTCGGGTTTACCGTCGGTGATGATGGCCAAGGGCCTTGAAGACAAAAGCCAAGCTTTGGTGGCCAAAGCCAGGGCCCGTTTTACCGAAATTCTGCCCTGGCAGCCCGGCTTGCCAGCCGAGCTTATCAATCGCCTTTACCAAGGGGCCGAAGCTGTGGCGCTCAGTGACTGGGACAAACGCGACTTGGCCCGGCTGGTGGCGGGCGGCGCCAACCTCGATACCTTGCAGCTACCCCTTTGGAAGCTGGCCTGGCAAGCGGCCAGTGAGGGCCAGTGCCCGTTGCTGGTGCGGCGATGGTTGGCCGGGATGGCCTGGGAGGCGCTAGGACCGCGCAAGGCGGTCCTGGCAGAGGTTCGAGAGTGGGTGGCTCAGCGGGTACCGTAA
- the crp gene encoding cAMP-activated global transcriptional regulator CRP: protein MAILGRIPNDPVLERFLSHCHVKQYGAKAPIIHAGEKADTLYYVVKGSVVVLIKDDEGKEMILSYLNQGDFFGELGLFEEEPVRTAWVRTKSQCQIAEMSYQKFRQIIQQDPEILLKLSAQMAKRIRSTSRKVGDLAFLDVAGRIAQTLLNLAKQPDAMTHPDGMQIKITRQEIGQIVGCSRETVGRVLKMLEEQSLIHARGKTIVVYGTR from the coding sequence ATGGCAATCCTTGGTCGCATTCCAAACGACCCCGTGCTTGAACGGTTTCTCTCCCACTGCCACGTCAAACAGTACGGTGCCAAGGCACCCATCATCCATGCCGGCGAAAAGGCCGATACCCTTTACTACGTGGTAAAGGGCTCAGTGGTAGTACTGATCAAGGATGATGAAGGCAAAGAGATGATCCTGTCCTACCTCAACCAGGGGGACTTTTTCGGGGAATTGGGGCTTTTTGAAGAAGAACCTGTGCGTACCGCCTGGGTAAGAACCAAAAGCCAATGCCAGATAGCCGAAATGAGCTATCAAAAATTTCGCCAGATCATTCAGCAGGACCCCGAGATCCTGTTAAAACTCAGCGCCCAGATGGCCAAGCGCATTCGCTCCACCAGCCGTAAGGTGGGCGACCTGGCTTTCTTGGATGTGGCGGGCCGTATCGCCCAAACCTTGCTGAATCTCGCCAAGCAACCGGACGCCATGACCCACCCTGACGGCATGCAAATCAAAATTACCCGCCAGGAGATTGGTCAGATTGTCGGCTGTTCCCGCGAAACCGTAGGCCGGGTGCTGAAAATGCTTGAAGAACAGAGCCTTATTCACGCGCGCGGCAAAACCATCGTCGTTTACGGTACCCGCTGA
- a CDS encoding OsmC family protein, whose protein sequence is MEAKVRWLEGMRFVGTSGSGHDLVMDGDNPGSAPSPMEMILLAIGGCSSVDVVSILQKARQDVTDCEVEIKGLRADDHPRVFTDIELVFVITGRGVQEKHVERAVNLSMEKYCSVSKMLEKAANVRHSYRIVDLP, encoded by the coding sequence ATGGAAGCGAAGGTCCGCTGGCTTGAAGGTATGCGCTTTGTCGGCACCAGTGGCAGTGGCCACGACCTGGTGATGGACGGCGACAACCCCGGTTCGGCTCCCAGCCCCATGGAAATGATCCTGCTGGCCATAGGTGGTTGCAGCTCGGTGGATGTAGTGTCCATTTTGCAAAAGGCCCGCCAGGACGTTACCGACTGCGAAGTGGAAATCAAAGGCCTGCGCGCCGACGACCACCCTCGGGTATTCACTGACATTGAGCTGGTGTTTGTTATCACCGGCCGTGGGGTACAGGAAAAGCACGTTGAGCGTGCCGTTAACCTGTCCATGGAAAAATACTGTTCGGTGTCGAAGATGCTGGAAAAGGCGGCCAATGTCCGCCACAGCTACCGCATAGTCGACCTGCCGTAA
- the speD gene encoding adenosylmethionine decarboxylase produces MEESKLKLHGFNNLTKSLSFCLYDICYAKTEQQRQEYIEYIDEQYNADRLTDILTEVCDIIGANILNVARQDYDPQGASVTILVSEEPLKDSQQVDTSEKPGPIPSDSSVVAHLNKSHICVHTYPEVHPDDGICTFRADIEVSTCGVISPLKALNYLIHALESDIVTVDYRVRGFTRDVRGTKHYIDHEINSIQNFLSEDTKSHYQMVDVNMYQENIFHTKMMLKEYDLDHYLFGVSKNDLTGHEVEEITEKLWKEMQEIYYGRNIPDVK; encoded by the coding sequence GTGGAAGAGTCCAAGCTCAAGCTGCATGGCTTTAATAATCTGACCAAGAGCCTCAGTTTCTGTCTTTACGACATCTGCTATGCCAAGACGGAACAGCAGCGTCAGGAGTACATCGAGTACATCGATGAGCAGTACAACGCGGATCGTCTGACCGACATCCTGACCGAAGTCTGCGACATTATCGGTGCCAACATCCTCAATGTGGCTCGTCAGGACTACGATCCCCAAGGCGCCTCCGTCACCATCCTGGTGTCAGAAGAGCCTCTCAAGGACTCCCAGCAGGTCGATACCTCTGAAAAGCCCGGCCCTATCCCGTCGGACTCTTCCGTGGTGGCGCACCTGAATAAATCCCATATTTGTGTACACACCTACCCGGAAGTGCACCCCGATGACGGCATCTGTACCTTCCGTGCCGATATCGAAGTGTCTACCTGTGGTGTGATCTCCCCGCTTAAGGCGCTGAACTACCTGATCCACGCCCTGGAGTCCGACATCGTCACCGTCGACTATCGGGTTCGCGGCTTTACCCGCGACGTGCGTGGCACCAAGCACTACATCGACCACGAGATCAACTCCATCCAGAACTTCCTGTCTGAAGACACCAAGAGTCATTACCAGATGGTGGATGTGAACATGTACCAAGAGAACATCTTCCATACCAAGATGATGCTCAAAGAGTACGATCTGGACCATTACCTGTTCGGGGTCAGCAAGAACGACCTCACCGGTCACGAAGTCGAAGAGATCACCGAAAAGCTCTGGAAAGAGATGCAGGAGATCTACTACGGCCGCAACATCCCGGACGTAAAATAA
- a CDS encoding NINE protein, whose protein sequence is MQHGDTHSKLFGYLLWLFGFTGSHRFYYGKPITGTIWFFTLGLFFVGWIIDLFLIPAMDREADQRFTPGPIDYNIAWLLLTFLGVFGIHRFYQGKIITGLIYLLTGGLFLVGVLYDFWTLNEQISMKNGIFGRR, encoded by the coding sequence ATGCAACATGGCGATACCCATTCAAAACTCTTTGGCTACTTGCTGTGGCTGTTTGGCTTTACTGGTTCACACCGCTTTTACTACGGCAAACCCATTACCGGCACCATCTGGTTCTTTACCCTGGGGCTGTTTTTTGTGGGCTGGATCATCGACTTATTCCTTATCCCGGCCATGGACAGGGAAGCCGACCAGCGCTTCACCCCAGGCCCCATCGACTACAACATCGCCTGGCTGCTGCTGACCTTTCTCGGGGTATTTGGCATTCACCGCTTCTACCAGGGCAAAATCATCACCGGCCTGATTTACCTGCTGACCGGCGGCCTGTTCCTGGTGGGAGTGCTGTATGACTTTTGGACCTTAAACGAACAAATCTCGATGAAAAACGGCATCTTCGGGCGCCGCTGA
- a CDS encoding DEAD/DEAH box helicase, which yields MTATFTELSLPQPIMHALDDLGFVTPSPIQASCIPLLLEGRDVLGIAQTGTGKTAAFGLPLLAGIDTRQGVPQMLVLAPTRELAQQVAAALEDFGRHMTGLKVVTLYGGSPFGPQRNDLRRGAQVVVATPGRMIDHLDRGSLTLDTIQAVVLDEADEMLRMGFIEDVVRILGETPDDRQTALFSATLPPMIRNLVAKFMNDYQEVKVSAPAQTVDRITQKGIMVFEEHKPAVLTRVLEAEEFDAAIIFARTKDATVTLAEHLNQNGFKATAMNGDLGQKEREAAVEALKDGRLDIVVATDVAARGLDVERIGLVVNYDIPREPDAYVHRIGRTGRAGRTGTAVLLYTPRERFLLGRIEKVTRQKVDAMELPNSDAIFERRLGKLKENLAAADRAARLALVERLGEELEQSPAELAASLLALLEGFQPLVVGHDPKMPSDRGPRDDRPRREFDRDRRGNDRGERRFDRNDRGPRSNDRGDRGGERRFDRGADERPRRDHGDRPERSNADMEAYRLDVGRSHGATPRHIVGAIANEAKISSKFIGQIKIHDEHSVVMLPKGMPKDIERQFQRVFICSRPMKLRLDSNNG from the coding sequence ATGACCGCGACCTTTACAGAGCTTTCCTTGCCTCAGCCGATCATGCATGCCTTGGATGACCTGGGTTTCGTAACTCCATCCCCCATTCAGGCCAGTTGTATCCCGCTGCTTTTGGAAGGTCGCGATGTCCTGGGTATTGCACAGACAGGTACCGGTAAAACCGCTGCCTTCGGTCTGCCCCTGTTGGCGGGTATCGACACCCGCCAGGGCGTACCCCAGATGCTGGTGCTGGCCCCGACTCGTGAGCTGGCCCAGCAGGTAGCCGCTGCCCTGGAAGACTTCGGCCGTCACATGACCGGCCTGAAAGTCGTCACCCTGTACGGTGGCTCTCCTTTCGGTCCCCAGCGCAACGATCTGCGCCGTGGTGCCCAGGTGGTAGTAGCGACCCCTGGCCGGATGATCGACCACCTCGACCGTGGCTCCCTGACCCTGGACACCATCCAGGCGGTGGTGCTCGACGAAGCCGACGAAATGCTGCGCATGGGCTTTATCGAAGACGTCGTACGCATCCTTGGCGAAACCCCGGACGACCGCCAGACCGCGTTGTTCTCTGCCACCTTGCCGCCGATGATACGTAACCTGGTTGCCAAGTTCATGAACGACTACCAGGAAGTGAAGGTCTCAGCTCCGGCCCAGACCGTCGATCGCATCACCCAAAAAGGCATCATGGTGTTCGAAGAGCACAAGCCTGCGGTGTTGACCCGCGTGCTGGAAGCCGAAGAATTCGACGCTGCCATCATCTTTGCCCGCACCAAGGACGCTACCGTTACCCTGGCCGAGCACCTGAACCAGAACGGCTTTAAAGCCACCGCCATGAACGGCGACCTGGGCCAGAAAGAGCGTGAAGCTGCCGTTGAAGCCCTCAAAGATGGCCGCCTGGACATCGTGGTTGCAACCGACGTTGCCGCCCGTGGCCTGGACGTAGAACGTATCGGCCTGGTGGTGAACTACGACATCCCCCGCGAGCCTGACGCCTACGTACACCGTATCGGCCGTACTGGCCGCGCTGGCCGCACCGGTACCGCGGTGTTGCTGTACACCCCGCGCGAGCGTTTCCTGCTGGGCCGCATCGAAAAGGTGACCCGCCAGAAGGTGGACGCCATGGAACTGCCTAACAGCGACGCCATCTTCGAGCGCCGCCTGGGCAAGCTCAAAGAGAACCTGGCTGCTGCTGACCGTGCTGCCCGCCTGGCGCTGGTTGAGCGTCTGGGTGAAGAGCTGGAGCAAAGCCCGGCCGAGCTGGCTGCCAGCCTGCTGGCCCTGCTGGAAGGCTTCCAGCCGCTGGTTGTGGGTCACGATCCGAAGATGCCGTCTGACCGTGGCCCCCGTGACGACCGTCCGCGCCGCGAGTTCGACCGTGACCGTCGTGGCAATGACCGTGGCGAGCGCCGTTTCGACCGTAACGACCGTGGCCCCCGCAGTAATGACCGCGGTGACCGCGGCGGCGAGCGTCGCTTCGACCGTGGCGCCGATGAGCGTCCTCGTCGTGACCACGGCGACCGCCCCGAGCGCAGCAACGCCGACATGGAAGCCTACCGTCTGGACGTGGGTCGCAGCCACGGCGCCACCCCGCGCCACATCGTTGGCGCCATCGCCAACGAGGCCAAGATCAGCTCCAAGTTTATCGGCCAGATCAAAATTCACGACGAGCACAGCGTGGTGATGCTGCCCAAGGGCATGCCCAAGGACATCGAGCGTCAGTTCCAGCGCGTGTTCATCTGCTCCAGGCCGATGAAACTGCGCCTCGACAGCAACAACGGTTAA